Proteins from one Octopus bimaculoides isolate UCB-OBI-ISO-001 chromosome 19, ASM119413v2, whole genome shotgun sequence genomic window:
- the LOC106877821 gene encoding kidney mitochondrial carrier protein 1 isoform X2 codes for MSDWRPFVYGGLASVTAECGTFPIDTTKTRLQVQGQVIDSRLTECKYRGMFHAFVRIFREEGLVAFYSGIGPAILRQATYGTIKIGIYQSMKRMFVSNPMDETLATNVFCGVVAGIVSSSIANPTDVLKVRMQAKTESLQTSMFESFIQIYKKEGVRGLWRGVVPTAQRAAIVAGVELPVYDITKKHILKSESMEDHAGTHFIASFTAGLAGAITSNPIDVVKTRLMNQRVLKTTNGTASAIYTSSLDCIVQTARTEGLMAFYRGFIPTWIRLGPWNIIVSLKTMVKDSIGVAVRLNMNQHQANQ; via the exons GGACATTTCCAATTGACACCACAAAAACACGTCTGCAGGTGCAAGGGCAAGTTATTGATTCAAGGCTAACAGAATGCAAATACCGGGGTATGTTTCATGCTTTTGTGAGAATCTTCCGCGAAGAAGGACTCGTAGCATTCTATTCAGG AATTGGTCCTGCCATTTTACGACAAGCTACTTATGGAACTATCAAAATTGGTATTTACCAGTCAATGAAAAGAATGTTTGTGTCCAACCCAATGG ATGAAACACTTGCCACAAATGTTTTTTGCGGTGTTGTTGCTGGTATAGTTTCAAGTTCTATAGCTAATCCTACTGACGTACTCAAA GTAAGGATGCAAGCTAAGACTGAAAGTTTACAGACTTCAATGTTTGAGTCTTTTATACAAATTTACAAGAAAGAAGGTGTTCGAGGATTATGGAGA GGAGTTGTTCCAACTGCCCAGAGGGCTGCTATTGTAGCAGGAGTAGAATTGCCTGTCTATGATATCACAAAGAAACACATCTTGAAATCTGAATCTATGGAAGACCATGCAGGAACACACTTCAT TGCCAGTTTTACTGCTGGACTTGCTGGTGCTATAACGTCTAACCCCATTGATGTTGTGAAG actcGTTTAATGAATCAACGTGTATTAAAGACGACCAACGGGACTGCTTCTGCCATATACACCTCTTCACTGGACTGTATCGTTCAA ACTGCCAGAACTGAAGGCTTAATGGCTTTTTATAGAGGTTTTATCCCCACATGGATCAGGCTTGGACCCTGGAATATTATTGTATCCTTAAAGACAATGGTTAAAGAcagcataggtgtggctgtgcg
- the LOC106877821 gene encoding kidney mitochondrial carrier protein 1 isoform X3 — MSDWRPFVYGGLASVTAECGTFPIDTTKTRLQVQGQVIDSRLTECKYRGMFHAFVRIFREEGLVAFYSGIGPAILRQATYGTIKIGIYQSMKRMFVSNPMDETLATNVFCGVVAGIVSSSIANPTDVLKVRMQAKTESLQTSMFESFIQIYKKEGVRGLWRGVVPTAQRAAIVAGVELPVYDITKKHILKSESMEDHAGTHFIASFTAGLAGAITSNPIDVVKTRLMNQRVLKTTNGTASAIYTSSLDCIVQTARTEGLMAFYRGFIPTWIRLGPWNIIFFLTFEKLKKIY; from the exons GGACATTTCCAATTGACACCACAAAAACACGTCTGCAGGTGCAAGGGCAAGTTATTGATTCAAGGCTAACAGAATGCAAATACCGGGGTATGTTTCATGCTTTTGTGAGAATCTTCCGCGAAGAAGGACTCGTAGCATTCTATTCAGG AATTGGTCCTGCCATTTTACGACAAGCTACTTATGGAACTATCAAAATTGGTATTTACCAGTCAATGAAAAGAATGTTTGTGTCCAACCCAATGG ATGAAACACTTGCCACAAATGTTTTTTGCGGTGTTGTTGCTGGTATAGTTTCAAGTTCTATAGCTAATCCTACTGACGTACTCAAA GTAAGGATGCAAGCTAAGACTGAAAGTTTACAGACTTCAATGTTTGAGTCTTTTATACAAATTTACAAGAAAGAAGGTGTTCGAGGATTATGGAGA GGAGTTGTTCCAACTGCCCAGAGGGCTGCTATTGTAGCAGGAGTAGAATTGCCTGTCTATGATATCACAAAGAAACACATCTTGAAATCTGAATCTATGGAAGACCATGCAGGAACACACTTCAT TGCCAGTTTTACTGCTGGACTTGCTGGTGCTATAACGTCTAACCCCATTGATGTTGTGAAG actcGTTTAATGAATCAACGTGTATTAAAGACGACCAACGGGACTGCTTCTGCCATATACACCTCTTCACTGGACTGTATCGTTCAA ACTGCCAGAACTGAAGGCTTAATGGCTTTTTATAGAGGTTTTATCCCCACATGGATCAGGCTTGGACCCTGGAATATTATT TTTTTCCTAACatttgaaaaactgaagaaaatttattaa